The following coding sequences lie in one Miscanthus floridulus cultivar M001 chromosome 9, ASM1932011v1, whole genome shotgun sequence genomic window:
- the LOC136482087 gene encoding UV-B-induced protein At3g17800, chloroplastic-like gives MAALRPRAAVASTGLRPAVRRGARRSSGAAFRYYNCWQLEGNIFNWRSISATKKLWSTVASAKPDDSKFESVDAPLEPQTWEGSFLCGLLKNLPHIFLAAAAKQLQELAHQREDTLNRWEHSIGSKEDCLHRRIAELKEQECQTAIEDIMYMLIVYKFFKIEVPMVPNLSKLISNRRLQLWPPRETDLESIHGPEVLELIREHLTSIIRWVHRNGPKINRSTLRIKRLQFGRMYSASIMYGYFLKSVSIRHRLELTLTHSEELLPPIQFLNPQFTNKQEQEEAIGGSREVSSSSRPNSVVNPHDLRGYMMGFDPKTLQLCAKLRSFEASNLIERHSWALFGGSMELSQENDEAVILDPSSLKRLLLEAIAFGSFLWDVEDYVDKIYKLSDS, from the exons ATGGCCGCCCTCCGCCCTCGCGCCGCCGTAGCATCGACTGGCCTCCGACCGGCAGTTCGGCGAGGCGCCCGTCGCTCCTCGGGGGCAGCGTTCCGATACTACAACTGCTGGCAGCTAGAG GGAAATATTTTTAATTGGAGGTCTATATCCGCAACTAAGAAATTATGGAGTACAGTAGCTAGTGCAAAGCCTGATGATTCTAAATTTGAAAGTGTGGATGCACCACTTGAGCCCCAAACATGGGAAGGCAGTTTCTTGTGTGGTCTGCTGAAGAACCTGCCACACATTTTTCTAGCTGCAGCAGCAAAGCAGCTGCAAGAACTGGCTCACCAAAGGGAAGACACCTTGAACCGCTGGGAGCATAGTATTGGTTCTAAAGAGGATTGCCTTCACAG GAGGATTGCTGAACTCAAGGAACAAGAGTGTCAGACAGCTATTGAGGACATCATGTACATGTTGATTGTTTATAAGTTTTTTAAGATTGAAGTTCCAATGGTTCCCAATCTATCGAAACTCATCAGCAACAGAAGGTTACAATTATGGCCACCAAGGGAGACAGATCTTGAATCCATTCATGGACCTGAGGTGCTAGAACTAATTAGGGAACACTTGACCAGCATTATCAGATGGGTGCACAGAAATGGTCCCAAGATTAATCGTTCAACACTTCGCATTAAAAGACTGCAATTTGGTCGGATGTATTCTGCTTCAATAATGTATGGATACTTCCTGAAATCTGTCAGCATCAGGCATCGATTGGAGCTGACTCTCACTCACTCAGAAGAACTTCTACCTCCAATTCAATTTCTGAATCCTCAATTTACAAATAAACAAGAGCAGGAAGAGGCCATTGGAGGCTCTAGGGAAGTTTCATCTTCTTCAAGACCAAACTCTGTGGTCAACCCACACGACTTGAGGGGCTACATGATGGGCTTTGATCCAAAGACCTTGCAGCTTTGTGCGAAGCTGCGCTCTTTTGAAGCTTCTAATCTCATCGAGAGGCACAGCTGGGCGCTTTTTGGGGGCAGCATGGAACTCTCCCAGGAGAATGATGAAGCGGTTATACTTGATCCTTCATCCCTGAAAAGACTACTGCTTGAAGCCATTGCATTTGGTTCCTTCCTCTGGGATGTCGAAGATTATGTGGACAAGATTTATAAGTTATCAGATAGCTGA
- the LOC136480041 gene encoding rapid alkalinization factor 23-like: MPATTKLILLPRAWAAASLILLLLLVLHGKGGHCIGLGMEAAELEMDSEAHRRLLWEATTGQRYISYAALRGDVVPCSRTGVPYYNCRISTTANPYTRGCESITRCRDADP; this comes from the coding sequence ATGCCGGCAACCACGAAGCTGATCTTGCTCCCAAGGGCATGGGCAGCAGCGTCACTCATCCTGCTGCTGCTTCTTGTCCTCCATGGGAAGGGAGGCCACTGCATCGGCCTCGGCATGGAGGCGGCGGAGCTGGAGATGGACTCGGAGGCGCACCGGCGGCTGTTGTGGGAGGCGACCACCGGGCAGAGGTACATCAGCTACGCTGCCCTGAGGGGCGACGTGGTGCCGTGCTCCAGGACCGGGGTGCCGTACTACAACTGCAGGATCTCGACCACCGCCAACCCCTACACCCGGGGTTGCGAGAGCATCACTAGGTGCAGGGACGCAGATCCCTAG